The Mixophyes fleayi isolate aMixFle1 chromosome 1, aMixFle1.hap1, whole genome shotgun sequence genome includes a region encoding these proteins:
- the OGFOD2 gene encoding 2-oxoglutarate and iron-dependent oxygenase domain-containing protein 2 isoform X2, translating into MMARSHYTCACFYTDNIYIEDYQVLLNRGCRTPEKFAHVMEKVKKEVQRRMKLAEESMQRKADIALCYKPLHPEVYVLQETFLTEEFLEAVHFCMSPHASLEGLLNFVHSIPAKRIYRLPVFVSRFCNDLVEELENFERSHLTKGRPNTMNNYGILLNELGLDDSFITPLREKYLRPLLSLLYPDWGGNCLDSHKAFVVQYSLHKDLDLSCHYDNSEVTLNVSLGKEFTEGNLYFSDMREVPSNERTYTEVEHIIGQGILHRGQHVHGALPITSGERWNLIIWMRSSAVRNKLCPMCDNQPQLIETTGEGDGFTVAKREDRAETVDVCTVI; encoded by the exons ATGATGGCTAGGAGTCACTATACCTGTGCCTGCTTCTACACTGATAACATTTACATAGAGGATTACCAG GTATTGCTAAATAGAGGATGCCGTACTCCTGAGAAGTTTGCACATGTGATGGAAAAG gttaaGAAAGAAGTGCAGAGAAGAATGAAACTAGCCGAGGAATCAATGCAACGGAAAGCAGACATTGCACTTTGTTATAAACCACTGCACCCAGAGGTGTATGTTTTACAG GAAACTTTTTTAACAGAAGAATTTTTGGAAGCTGTCCATTTCTGTATGTCTCCCCATGCAAGTCTGGAAGGTCTCTTAAACTTTGTTCATTCAATTCCAG CTAAAAGAATCTATCGACTCCCAGTATTTGTTTCACGGTTTTGCAATGAccttgtggaagaacttgaaaacTTTGAAAGGTCACATTTGACAAAGGGACGTCCAAACACTATGAATAACTACGGG ATCCTTCTAAACGAGCTGGGATTAGATGACTCGTTCATTACTCCTTTGCGTGAGAAATATCTCCGGCCTCTTCTCTCCCTGTTATATCCAGATTGGGGAGGGAACTGCCTGGACAGTCACAAAGCCTTTGTAGTACAGTACTCTCTGCACAAAGACTTAGATCTGAGCTGCCACTATGACAACTCCGAAGTCACTCTGAATGTTTCGCTGGGGAAAGAATTCACAGAAGGAAACTTGTATTTTTCAGACATGAGAGAG GTGCCATCCAATGAGAGAACTTATACAGAGGTGGAACACATTATTGGCCAGGGAATATTGCACAGAGGGCAGCACGTTCATGGAGCCCTCCCCATTACTTCTGGTGAACGGTGGAATCTCATTATATGGATGAGATCCTCAGCAGTACGCAACAAACTCTGTCCTATGTGCGACAACCAGCCCCAGCTCATTGAGACAACGGGAGAAGGAGATGGATTTACAGTGGCGAAAAGAGAGGACAGAGCAGAGACTGTTGATGTTTGTACTGTAATATAA
- the OGFOD2 gene encoding 2-oxoglutarate and iron-dependent oxygenase domain-containing protein 2 isoform X1, giving the protein MMARSHYTCACFYTDNIYIEDYQVHVRFTDVQQFTRDYQRVLLNRGCRTPEKFAHVMEKVKKEVQRRMKLAEESMQRKADIALCYKPLHPEVYVLQETFLTEEFLEAVHFCMSPHASLEGLLNFVHSIPAKRIYRLPVFVSRFCNDLVEELENFERSHLTKGRPNTMNNYGILLNELGLDDSFITPLREKYLRPLLSLLYPDWGGNCLDSHKAFVVQYSLHKDLDLSCHYDNSEVTLNVSLGKEFTEGNLYFSDMREVPSNERTYTEVEHIIGQGILHRGQHVHGALPITSGERWNLIIWMRSSAVRNKLCPMCDNQPQLIETTGEGDGFTVAKREDRAETVDVCTVI; this is encoded by the exons ATGATGGCTAGGAGTCACTATACCTGTGCCTGCTTCTACACTGATAACATTTACATAGAGGATTACCAGGTGCATGTCAGGTTCACAGATGTGCAGCAGTTCACCAGGGACTATCAGAGg GTATTGCTAAATAGAGGATGCCGTACTCCTGAGAAGTTTGCACATGTGATGGAAAAG gttaaGAAAGAAGTGCAGAGAAGAATGAAACTAGCCGAGGAATCAATGCAACGGAAAGCAGACATTGCACTTTGTTATAAACCACTGCACCCAGAGGTGTATGTTTTACAG GAAACTTTTTTAACAGAAGAATTTTTGGAAGCTGTCCATTTCTGTATGTCTCCCCATGCAAGTCTGGAAGGTCTCTTAAACTTTGTTCATTCAATTCCAG CTAAAAGAATCTATCGACTCCCAGTATTTGTTTCACGGTTTTGCAATGAccttgtggaagaacttgaaaacTTTGAAAGGTCACATTTGACAAAGGGACGTCCAAACACTATGAATAACTACGGG ATCCTTCTAAACGAGCTGGGATTAGATGACTCGTTCATTACTCCTTTGCGTGAGAAATATCTCCGGCCTCTTCTCTCCCTGTTATATCCAGATTGGGGAGGGAACTGCCTGGACAGTCACAAAGCCTTTGTAGTACAGTACTCTCTGCACAAAGACTTAGATCTGAGCTGCCACTATGACAACTCCGAAGTCACTCTGAATGTTTCGCTGGGGAAAGAATTCACAGAAGGAAACTTGTATTTTTCAGACATGAGAGAG GTGCCATCCAATGAGAGAACTTATACAGAGGTGGAACACATTATTGGCCAGGGAATATTGCACAGAGGGCAGCACGTTCATGGAGCCCTCCCCATTACTTCTGGTGAACGGTGGAATCTCATTATATGGATGAGATCCTCAGCAGTACGCAACAAACTCTGTCCTATGTGCGACAACCAGCCCCAGCTCATTGAGACAACGGGAGAAGGAGATGGATTTACAGTGGCGAAAAGAGAGGACAGAGCAGAGACTGTTGATGTTTGTACTGTAATATAA
- the ARL6IP4 gene encoding ADP-ribosylation factor-like protein 6-interacting protein 4: MDSTQAKKRDRSRSRTVSHHKSVKKKSSSRHRDSSSPSPARKQKSLAKYHADASRKEKRKRKVSTSSSSSESKKRRKRKFSSSSDSSSSSSSSSSSLEESSDNLRHRSRHKNKSKLKKGKKKKVKKKSKKDIKKSVSKLKGQEVLSRTEESHPGPSLDLWKKETLEDTGPVLTDEQKTRVQAMKPMTKEEWDARQSVIRKVVDPETGRMRLIKGDGEILEEIVSKDRHKEINKQATANDGFTFQMMSGMF, encoded by the exons ATGGACAGCACTCAGGCAAAGAAAAGAGACCGTAGTAGGAGCCGTACTGTATCTCACCACAAGTCTGTGAAAAAGAAATCGTCCTCACGACACAGAGACAGCAGTAGCCCTTCACCTGCAAGGAAGCAGAAATCTCTTGCCAAATATCATGCTGATGCTAGTAGGAAAG agaaaagaaagaggaaggtTAGCACATCATCTTCCTCTTCAGAGAGCAAGAAAAGGAGAAAGAGAAAGTTTAGTTCATCTTCAGATAGCTCCagttcatcatcgtcatcaagcTCTTCTTTAGAAGAATCAAGTGACAATTTGAGGCACAGGAGCCGCCACAAAAATAAATCAAAGCTCaaaaaggggaagaaaaaaaaggtgaaaaagaaaagtaaaaaggaTATAAAGAAAAGCGTGTCCAAGTTGAAAGGACAGGAGGTCTTGAGCAGGACAGAAGAATCCCACCCTGGACCTTCTTTAGATCTGTGGAAAAAGGAAACTCTGGAAGACACTGGTCCAG TTTTAACCGATGAACAAAAGACCCGCGTTCAAGCAATGAAACCAATGACTAAGGAAGAGTGGGATGCACGGCAGAGTGTTATCCGGAAAGTAGTGGACCCAGAGACTGGTAGAATGAG GCTCATTAAAGGAGACGGCGAAATACTTGAAGAAATTGTAAGCAAAGACAGGCACAAAGAAATCAATAAG CAAGCAACAGCAAATGACGGCTTCACTTTCCAGATGATGTCTGGGATGTTCTAA